The Carassius carassius chromosome 2, fCarCar2.1, whole genome shotgun sequence genome has a segment encoding these proteins:
- the LOC132099035 gene encoding trafficking protein particle complex subunit 2-like protein has protein sequence MAEYPNYPLYIRSVPIQGELKFHYTVHTSLDVVEEKISGVGKTLADQRELYLGLLYPTEDYKVYGYVINSKVKFVIVVDSSNTSLRDNEIRSMFRKLHNSFTDVM, from the exons ATGGCGGAATACCct AACTATCCACTGTACATTCGGAGCGTTCCTATACAGGGGGAACTCAAGTTCCACTACACAGTGCACACTTCTCTGGACGTGGTGGAGGAGAAGATCTCTGGTGTGGGCAAAACCTTGGCTGACCAGAGGGAGCTTTATCTGGGACTGCTATATCCAACGGAGGACTACAAAGT ATATGGCTACGTGATAAACTCTAAGGTGAAGTTTGTGATTGTTGTTGACTCTTCCAACACATCTTTGCGAGATAATGAAATTAGAAGT ATGTTCAGAAAGTTACACAACTCCTTCACTGATGTAATGTGA